GAAGGCTGTGTATGTCTCATCTCGAACCTGAAACGAACAATACCAGGCACCATAAATCATTTAACATCATGAACTCAAAACATTTACACATGAAAAACCAGAGTAACAATGCTATACAATTTACCTTGGCACCCGTGAGAACAATTTTGCCTGATACGAAAATAAGCAGCACAATCTTTGGCTGTTTCATTCGATAGATCAGACCTGGGAAGAGTTCTGGCTCATACTGTACCAACAAGTTGCAGCTAAATTCAAATTAGAAACACCCctcgaaaccaacaaaaaaataagATACCCCAACAAAGGATATGCAATGGTCTCATTCTGACCAGTAGCTGAACAGTACTTACACTTGAAAAGGCACCATGAGAATATGCCAGCCCCTCAAGCCTAATGGGGAATTTCACATCACAAGAGCCGACGATGTTTTGAATTTTAAAGTCCTAAAACAGAACAGACAGAACGGAGGAATTTGTAAGAGACATTGTCCAATGAGGACGGAGGATAAATCAGCCAATCGAGCTCTATAGGACAAATACCTTAAACTTGGCTGGAAACCCAAGCTTTTGTATAATTCGAGCATACTGCAAATTGTCaatttcaaagatttatcaatacaTCCAACTATCCAAATACCATTGAAGAAGCTTCTCAGTTAGAAGCTATAACGAATATAAGTTGTAACCCGGAATGTTTCCGGGGATTAATACCTTCCTCGCTGCAAGCTTAGATTGCTGCTCGCTC
This portion of the Papaver somniferum cultivar HN1 chromosome 11, ASM357369v1, whole genome shotgun sequence genome encodes:
- the LOC113322483 gene encoding TATA-box-binding protein-like, with product MADQVLEGSQPVDLAKHPSGIVPILQNIVSTVNLDCKLDLKAIALQARNAEYNPKRFAAVIMRIREPKTTALIFASGKMVCTGAKSEQQSKLAARKYARIIQKLGFPAKFKDFKIQNIVGSCDVKFPIRLEGLAYSHGAFSSYEPELFPGLIYRMKQPKIVLLIFVSGKIVLTGAKVRDETYTAFENIYPVLTEFRKSQQ